In Dermatophilus congolensis, a genomic segment contains:
- the mihF gene encoding integration host factor, actinobacterial type, giving the protein MALPQLTPEQRAAALEKAAEARRERAEVKHRLKSSQGSLTEVIKEGQTNEIIGKMKVSALLESMPGVGRVRAKQIMEEIGISETRRVRGLGANQVTALLDRFGES; this is encoded by the coding sequence GTGGCTCTACCCCAGCTCACCCCCGAGCAGCGCGCCGCAGCACTCGAGAAGGCCGCAGAGGCCCGCCGGGAGCGCGCCGAAGTTAAGCACCGCCTGAAGAGCTCTCAGGGGTCCCTGACCGAGGTTATTAAGGAGGGGCAGACCAACGAGATCATCGGCAAGATGAAGGTTTCCGCTCTGCTCGAGTCCATGCCTGGAGTCGGGCGTGTGCGCGCCAAGCAGATCATGGAAGAGATCGGCATTTCTGAAACTCGTCGCGTCCGTGGACTTGGCGCCAACCAGGTCACGGCCCTGCTGGACCGCTTCGGCGAGAGCTGA
- a CDS encoding dihydroorotate dehydrogenase electron transfer subunit, with protein MSARRTVHVEARLVATRPAGHYQYMTFTAPGLPDLAKPGQFVGITVGGQMSGALLRRSFALHAVSPAADRSEEDILDIVVSPAGKGTDWLANLEVGSYVDLVGPLGRAFPLPRERVNCVLVGGGYGSAPLFWLAAALRERGCHVEFILGAATNDRLFGADKAERYADGVTIVTDDGSRGQQGWVSDPLPEVIRRSDASVVYACGPMGMLESVTRVAGEMGVIAQVSVEEAMACGIGVCMTCTMPVTGSDGVTRMVRSCVEGPTFRGDRVRWDAWNDGYCQVPADAVGAPGNGGH; from the coding sequence ATGAGTGCGCGACGCACGGTTCACGTCGAGGCTCGACTGGTAGCGACGAGACCAGCGGGTCATTACCAGTACATGACGTTCACTGCGCCAGGCTTGCCCGATCTGGCTAAGCCCGGGCAGTTCGTTGGTATCACTGTGGGTGGGCAGATGAGTGGCGCGTTGCTGCGTCGTTCTTTTGCCCTTCATGCGGTCAGTCCTGCTGCGGATCGTTCTGAAGAAGACATTCTGGACATTGTTGTTTCCCCCGCGGGTAAGGGCACGGACTGGTTGGCCAACCTGGAGGTTGGTTCGTACGTGGATTTGGTGGGTCCGCTCGGTAGGGCATTCCCGTTGCCGCGTGAGCGGGTCAATTGTGTGCTTGTTGGTGGCGGTTATGGCAGTGCGCCGCTGTTTTGGTTGGCGGCGGCGCTGCGCGAGCGCGGCTGTCATGTCGAGTTCATTCTCGGCGCGGCCACGAATGACCGTCTGTTCGGAGCGGATAAGGCTGAACGGTATGCCGATGGCGTCACCATCGTCACGGACGATGGTTCTCGTGGGCAGCAGGGGTGGGTTTCTGATCCACTTCCTGAGGTTATTCGCCGTAGTGATGCGTCGGTGGTGTACGCCTGTGGCCCGATGGGCATGCTTGAGTCGGTGACGCGGGTTGCTGGCGAGATGGGTGTGATCGCGCAGGTCTCTGTGGAAGAGGCCATGGCGTGCGGTATCGGTGTGTGCATGACCTGCACGATGCCGGTGACTGGGTCCGATGGGGTGACGCGGATGGTGCGTAGCTGCGTGGAAGGGCCCACTTTCCGCGGGGATCGGGTTCGTTGGGATGCGTGGAATGACGGGTACTGCCAAGTTCCTGCTGATGCGGTTGGTGCCCCAGGAAATGGAGGTCACTGA
- a CDS encoding chorismate mutase — MTQESCSAASEPVGPAADGEGLPPELLEIRHSIDNIDAAIMYLLAERFKCTQRVGVLKADFNLPPADPEREKVQIERLRALAVAAKLDPGFAEKFLTFVVDEVIRHHKAIAAGEA; from the coding sequence ATGACCCAGGAGTCGTGTTCTGCCGCGAGTGAACCCGTTGGTCCTGCTGCTGACGGTGAGGGGCTCCCTCCTGAGCTGCTCGAGATTCGCCATTCGATTGACAATATTGATGCGGCGATTATGTATTTGCTGGCAGAGCGATTTAAGTGCACGCAGCGGGTAGGTGTGCTCAAAGCCGATTTCAACCTTCCTCCTGCTGACCCAGAGCGGGAAAAAGTGCAGATAGAGCGGTTGAGGGCCTTGGCTGTGGCTGCCAAGTTAGACCCAGGTTTTGCTGAGAAATTCCTCACTTTCGTCGTTGATGAGGTCATTCGGCACCATAAAGCCATCGCCGCAGGTGAGGCGTGA
- the carB gene encoding carbamoyl-phosphate synthase large subunit, with translation MPKRDDIKSVLVIGSGPIVIGQAAEFDYSGTQACRVLRAEGLRVILVNSNPATIMTDPDIADATYIEPIEPSILERIIAKEQPDAILATLGGQTALNAAIALHENGVLDTYGCSLIGANVEAIQLGENRELFKSVVEKVGAESAASLICHTMDEVLAGAEQLGYPLVVRPSFTMGGLGSGFAYNEEDLRRIAGAGLDDSPTTEVLLEESILGWKEYELEVMRDHADNVVVVCSIENVDPVGVHTGDSITVAPALTLTDREYQRMRDIGIAVIREVGVDTGGCNIQFAVNPVDGRIIVIEMNPRVSRSSALASKATGFPIAKIAAKMAIGYTLDEVPNDITEKTPASFEPTLDYVVVKVPRFAFEKFPDAEDVLTTTMKSVGEAMSLGRNFTEALQKALRSTERQGAGFHWRPGTIPSREQAMCLLEQAAIPRDGRIELVQQVLRAGVSVEEVFEATKIDPWFLDQIALLNAVAEQVARSQNSSGTIDPQILRLAKRHGFSDAQLAEILSTDEAVVRGVRHALGVRPVYKTVDTCAAEFAASTPYYYSTYDCETEIAPREQPAVIILGSGPNRIGQGIEFDYSCVHASFALRDAGFDTVMVNCNPETVSTDYDTSSRLYFEPLTLEDVLEIIHTERQAGPVAGVVVQLGGQTPLGLAAALKAEGVPIVGTSPEAIDLAEDRGAFGRVLEAAGLPAPSNGTAYSSGQAVEIAAGIGYPVLVRPSYVLGGRGMQVVYDDPTLIEYVDRATFTDTEHPVLIDRFLDDAIEIDVDALFDGHEMYLGGVMEHIEEAGIHSGDSACVLPPITLGPSEIERIRESTRLLGEGIGVHGLLNVQFALTQDILYVLEANPRASRTVPFVAKATGVPLAAAASRIMLGATIQQLREEGMLPQVGDGSTLTANAPLSVKEAILPFKRFRTAQGRVVDSVLGPEMRSTGEVMGIDATYGAAFAKTQMGALAGLPTAGRVFVSVADRDKRAMIFPIKRLHEMGFSLLATEGTAQVLRRNGIPTEPVRKHSEGRGPGGEPTVVEEILAGNVDMVVNTPGSGKARADGYTIRTAATSQGLPIITTVQQLGAAVQGMEALMADSITIGSIQEHAVRLNQAQPVREERA, from the coding sequence ATGCCCAAACGTGATGACATCAAATCCGTTCTCGTCATTGGTTCTGGGCCGATTGTTATCGGGCAGGCCGCCGAATTTGACTACTCCGGTACACAGGCGTGCCGGGTGCTGCGCGCTGAAGGGCTGCGCGTGATCTTGGTTAACAGCAACCCGGCCACGATTATGACTGACCCGGACATCGCTGATGCCACATACATCGAACCCATCGAACCGAGCATTCTCGAACGCATCATCGCCAAAGAGCAGCCAGATGCGATCCTGGCTACTCTCGGTGGGCAAACCGCGCTCAATGCAGCTATTGCTTTGCACGAAAACGGCGTCCTCGACACATACGGCTGCTCCTTGATCGGGGCGAACGTAGAAGCTATCCAGCTCGGGGAAAACCGTGAGCTGTTCAAAAGTGTGGTCGAAAAAGTCGGTGCCGAGTCCGCGGCGTCACTCATCTGCCACACCATGGACGAAGTCCTTGCAGGTGCAGAGCAGCTCGGCTACCCCCTCGTTGTTAGGCCTTCCTTCACCATGGGTGGACTGGGGTCAGGCTTCGCTTACAACGAAGAAGACTTACGCCGCATCGCTGGGGCTGGTTTGGATGACTCACCCACCACCGAGGTCCTTCTCGAAGAGTCCATCCTGGGCTGGAAAGAATACGAACTCGAGGTCATGCGTGACCACGCTGACAACGTCGTCGTGGTGTGCTCAATCGAGAACGTCGACCCGGTCGGGGTGCACACAGGTGACTCCATCACTGTTGCTCCCGCGCTGACCCTCACTGACCGCGAATACCAACGCATGCGTGACATTGGTATCGCCGTCATTCGTGAGGTCGGTGTTGATACCGGTGGCTGCAACATCCAGTTCGCGGTGAACCCCGTTGATGGGCGAATCATCGTGATTGAGATGAACCCGCGTGTTTCACGGTCTTCAGCGTTGGCTTCTAAAGCCACGGGATTTCCGATCGCGAAAATCGCCGCGAAGATGGCGATCGGGTACACCCTCGATGAGGTGCCTAACGACATCACGGAGAAAACTCCGGCTAGTTTTGAGCCGACACTCGATTACGTGGTCGTTAAGGTGCCGCGTTTCGCTTTCGAGAAATTCCCCGATGCCGAAGACGTTCTCACCACCACGATGAAATCTGTCGGCGAAGCGATGAGCTTGGGCCGTAACTTCACCGAGGCGCTGCAAAAGGCGCTGCGTTCCACTGAACGCCAAGGGGCAGGGTTCCATTGGCGCCCGGGCACAATTCCTTCTCGGGAACAGGCCATGTGCCTACTGGAACAGGCGGCGATCCCTCGCGATGGCCGTATCGAACTGGTCCAACAGGTTCTGCGCGCCGGAGTCAGTGTTGAAGAGGTATTTGAGGCAACCAAGATTGACCCGTGGTTCCTTGACCAGATCGCGCTGCTCAACGCGGTAGCTGAGCAGGTGGCGCGTAGCCAAAATAGCAGCGGCACCATCGACCCGCAGATTCTCCGGTTGGCGAAACGTCATGGATTTTCTGACGCCCAGCTCGCCGAAATCCTCAGCACTGATGAAGCAGTGGTGCGGGGGGTGCGTCATGCCCTGGGAGTACGCCCGGTATACAAAACAGTCGACACTTGTGCGGCAGAATTTGCTGCCAGTACGCCGTACTACTACTCCACCTACGACTGCGAAACGGAAATCGCCCCCCGTGAACAACCGGCGGTAATCATTCTCGGGTCGGGCCCAAACCGAATCGGTCAGGGAATCGAGTTCGACTACAGCTGCGTGCACGCCAGTTTCGCGTTGCGGGATGCCGGATTCGACACGGTCATGGTCAACTGCAACCCCGAGACCGTCTCCACGGACTACGACACCTCGTCGCGGCTGTATTTCGAACCGCTCACTCTCGAAGATGTCCTCGAAATCATCCACACCGAACGCCAGGCTGGCCCGGTAGCTGGAGTGGTCGTTCAACTGGGTGGACAAACCCCACTGGGGTTGGCGGCTGCGCTCAAAGCTGAGGGAGTACCGATTGTTGGTACCTCACCAGAAGCTATCGACCTCGCTGAAGACAGGGGGGCGTTCGGGCGGGTTTTGGAGGCAGCAGGGCTGCCCGCGCCGAGCAATGGCACCGCCTACAGCTCAGGCCAAGCCGTGGAGATCGCTGCGGGTATTGGATATCCGGTTTTGGTTCGTCCGAGCTATGTCCTGGGTGGTCGCGGTATGCAGGTGGTGTATGACGACCCGACCCTGATTGAGTACGTCGACCGTGCCACGTTCACTGACACCGAGCATCCTGTCCTTATTGACAGGTTCCTCGATGACGCAATCGAGATAGACGTTGATGCGCTTTTCGATGGGCACGAAATGTATCTCGGCGGCGTGATGGAGCACATCGAAGAAGCCGGAATCCACTCTGGTGACTCTGCCTGCGTGTTGCCGCCGATTACTCTAGGTCCTAGCGAAATCGAACGTATCCGAGAGTCCACTCGGCTGTTGGGAGAAGGCATCGGTGTACACGGCCTGTTGAACGTGCAGTTCGCGTTGACCCAGGACATCCTCTACGTGCTAGAAGCCAACCCTCGCGCTAGTCGCACGGTTCCTTTCGTCGCTAAGGCCACAGGGGTCCCGCTGGCAGCAGCTGCTTCCCGAATCATGTTGGGCGCCACTATTCAACAGCTGCGTGAAGAGGGAATGCTCCCACAGGTAGGGGATGGATCCACCCTCACCGCCAATGCGCCGCTGTCAGTTAAAGAAGCCATCTTGCCATTCAAACGGTTCCGCACTGCCCAAGGTCGAGTTGTTGACTCTGTGCTCGGGCCGGAGATGCGTTCGACTGGTGAAGTCATGGGAATTGATGCCACGTACGGCGCCGCGTTCGCTAAAACACAGATGGGGGCGCTCGCGGGACTGCCTACTGCGGGTAGGGTTTTCGTTTCGGTGGCTGATCGGGATAAGCGTGCCATGATTTTCCCGATCAAACGCCTTCATGAGATGGGCTTCTCACTTCTTGCTACTGAGGGAACGGCGCAAGTGTTGCGACGGAACGGAATCCCCACCGAACCCGTTCGTAAACACAGTGAGGGTCGTGGACCTGGCGGCGAGCCAACAGTCGTGGAGGAGATCTTGGCGGGTAACGTCGACATGGTCGTGAACACCCCTGGCAGCGGTAAGGCTCGGGCGGATGGGTACACGATCCGCACGGCAGCTACGAGTCAAGGGCTCCCTATCATTACGACGGTGCAGCAGCTCGGTGCGGCAGTGCAAGGCATGGAGGCCCTGATGGCTGACTCGATCACGATCGGGTCTATCCAGGAGCACGCGGTGAGGCTGAATCAGGCTCAGCCGGTAAGAGAGGAGCGCGCATGA
- a CDS encoding dihydroorotate dehydrogenase, translating into MFSRKRDAVVVDETPVAAREAATEVDLTSQLGPLTLANPVMTASGCASNGRELHNFFDVSALGAFVTKTVLADPRSGRGTPRMAETPSGMLNSIGLQGPGIEAFCEKDLAWLASVGTQALVSVGGNDAREYAQVAQTLLACEHAGAVAGIELNISCPNVANRGLVFACDPVSAAEVTERVRRVVGETVPLFVKLSADVTDLVEIARSVVHAGADGLTMINTLLGIEIDTVRMHPHLAGVTGGLSGPAVRPVGVRAVWQVANAMRDGRIPPRPIIGVGGVRTGADALQYLAAGAAAVQVGTAVFNDPHAPVRVIEELAAELDARGYTTVSEVVGAALPLS; encoded by the coding sequence ATGTTTTCACGCAAACGTGACGCTGTGGTTGTTGATGAGACACCGGTCGCCGCGCGGGAGGCAGCCACTGAAGTTGACCTGACTTCTCAGCTGGGGCCATTGACGCTTGCGAACCCGGTCATGACTGCTTCTGGGTGTGCCTCTAACGGGCGGGAGTTGCACAACTTCTTCGACGTCTCCGCACTGGGGGCGTTTGTCACCAAGACAGTCCTTGCTGACCCGCGTTCGGGGCGGGGAACACCGCGCATGGCTGAGACTCCTTCAGGCATGCTCAACTCGATTGGTTTGCAGGGCCCGGGCATTGAAGCGTTTTGTGAGAAAGATCTTGCTTGGCTTGCCTCAGTGGGAACACAGGCGTTGGTGTCGGTTGGCGGCAATGATGCCCGTGAGTACGCGCAGGTAGCCCAGACTCTGCTTGCCTGTGAGCACGCTGGAGCGGTTGCGGGTATTGAGCTGAACATTTCGTGCCCCAATGTTGCTAACCGTGGGCTCGTCTTCGCTTGTGATCCGGTTTCTGCTGCCGAGGTTACTGAGCGGGTGCGGCGCGTCGTTGGTGAGACTGTTCCGCTGTTCGTCAAGCTCAGTGCCGATGTCACTGACCTGGTTGAGATAGCGCGCTCTGTGGTGCACGCTGGCGCCGACGGCTTGACCATGATCAACACTCTGCTCGGTATCGAAATCGATACGGTGCGGATGCATCCCCACTTGGCTGGTGTTACGGGCGGGCTCTCAGGCCCGGCTGTGCGCCCAGTAGGAGTGCGGGCAGTGTGGCAGGTCGCTAATGCCATGCGTGATGGCCGTATACCTCCTCGTCCCATCATCGGAGTCGGTGGTGTGCGTACAGGCGCCGATGCGCTTCAGTACCTTGCTGCGGGTGCTGCGGCTGTTCAGGTCGGTACGGCCGTCTTCAATGACCCTCATGCGCCGGTGCGGGTGATTGAGGAGTTGGCGGCGGAGTTGGATGCGCGTGGATACACGACGGTTTCGGAGGTTGTTGGCGCCGCTCTTCCGCTTTCGTAA
- the coaBC gene encoding bifunctional phosphopantothenoylcysteine decarboxylase/phosphopantothenate--cysteine ligase CoaBC yields MDSNVGAGRRVVLGVGGGVAAYKAALLLRLFTESGFNVTVVPTDSALRFVGEPTWSALSGNPVSSQVWDSVEQVRHVLLGQRADLVVVAPATADLLARAAHGMADDLLTNVLLTASGPVVMAPAMHTEMWEHPATTANVNTLRSRGVHVLDPSSGRLTGKDTGKGRLPDPEDIYAAALEVLDGAESVAEQKQQPLLAGLHVLVTAGGTREAIDPVRFIGNRSSGKQGYALAEVAVRLGAQVTVVAANVALPDPDGARVISVESAAQMQEAVLGCTFGVDEASGGDVAHGVDNPIDVVVMAAAVADFRPRSISETKIKKTDETDPAAQTPDAPTIELVRNPDILAGLVAERRSRRTGPLLVGFAAETGDSEGTVVDYARAKLRRKGVDLLVANEVGHNLTFGKDSSTVHLLAPDSTGVVTIGPADKHEIAHAVWARVREILNQP; encoded by the coding sequence ATGGACAGCAATGTTGGTGCTGGCCGGCGCGTAGTGCTCGGGGTAGGTGGGGGAGTTGCTGCATATAAGGCAGCTTTGTTGCTTCGCCTATTCACTGAGTCTGGTTTCAATGTGACGGTAGTGCCGACAGATTCGGCACTGCGGTTCGTGGGAGAGCCAACATGGTCAGCCCTGTCAGGAAACCCGGTGTCCTCGCAGGTGTGGGATTCGGTGGAGCAAGTGCGGCACGTGCTACTGGGGCAACGCGCTGATCTGGTGGTGGTGGCCCCAGCTACGGCTGACCTCTTGGCGCGCGCCGCGCACGGCATGGCCGATGACCTGCTGACTAACGTTTTACTCACTGCTTCGGGCCCCGTTGTGATGGCCCCAGCCATGCATACAGAGATGTGGGAGCATCCAGCAACGACTGCGAATGTGAACACCTTGCGCTCCCGAGGGGTGCATGTGCTTGATCCGTCTAGTGGTCGACTCACAGGTAAAGACACAGGTAAAGGACGTCTGCCAGACCCAGAAGACATCTATGCCGCGGCGCTAGAGGTCCTTGATGGGGCTGAATCGGTAGCTGAGCAGAAACAGCAGCCGTTGCTTGCTGGGCTGCATGTCCTGGTGACAGCGGGTGGCACCAGGGAAGCGATCGACCCGGTGCGTTTTATCGGTAACCGCAGTAGCGGAAAGCAGGGGTATGCCCTGGCGGAGGTCGCTGTGCGCCTAGGTGCGCAGGTCACTGTGGTGGCAGCGAATGTGGCACTGCCTGACCCAGATGGGGCACGCGTCATTTCTGTCGAGTCGGCTGCACAGATGCAAGAGGCTGTCTTGGGGTGCACTTTCGGGGTTGATGAAGCCTCTGGGGGCGACGTTGCGCATGGAGTCGATAACCCGATCGACGTCGTGGTAATGGCAGCAGCAGTCGCTGACTTCCGGCCGCGTTCCATCTCTGAGACGAAAATTAAGAAAACCGATGAGACTGACCCCGCCGCGCAAACGCCCGATGCGCCCACCATCGAGCTCGTACGCAACCCTGACATCTTGGCTGGACTCGTCGCCGAAAGGCGTTCTCGCCGAACCGGACCTCTCCTGGTGGGATTCGCTGCAGAGACAGGTGACAGCGAAGGCACAGTTGTGGATTACGCCCGCGCCAAACTCCGCCGTAAAGGCGTGGACCTTCTCGTGGCTAACGAAGTGGGACACAATCTCACGTTCGGGAAAGACAGTTCCACAGTGCATCTGCTCGCCCCGGACTCAACCGGTGTCGTTACTATCGGACCCGCTGATAAACACGAGATAGCTCACGCTGTCTGGGCTCGGGTCCGCGAGATCCTGAACCAGCCGTAA
- the gmk gene encoding guanylate kinase, protein MSDRRRLVVLAGPTAVGKGTIAAYIREHHPEILLSVSATTRPPREGEVDGVHYHFLDQEDFAARVEDGEFLEWAVVHGQASYGTLRGPVEEALDAGRPMLLEIDLQGARQVRATMPDALFVFLEPPSWDELVARLVGRGTESPAEQEARLATARVELAARSEFDVSIVNDTAERAAAELVSLIDP, encoded by the coding sequence GTGTCAGACAGGCGGCGTCTCGTCGTTTTGGCGGGGCCGACAGCAGTAGGTAAGGGCACCATCGCGGCCTATATCCGCGAGCATCACCCTGAGATTCTGCTTTCGGTTTCCGCCACCACCCGCCCTCCGCGTGAGGGCGAGGTGGACGGCGTTCACTACCACTTCCTCGATCAAGAGGATTTCGCCGCTCGAGTCGAGGATGGGGAGTTCCTCGAGTGGGCGGTGGTGCACGGTCAGGCAAGCTACGGAACCCTGCGGGGGCCAGTTGAGGAAGCCCTCGATGCTGGTCGGCCGATGCTGTTGGAGATCGATTTGCAAGGTGCGCGCCAGGTGCGCGCCACGATGCCAGATGCGTTGTTTGTTTTTCTGGAGCCGCCGAGCTGGGATGAGCTTGTTGCTCGTCTTGTGGGGCGCGGCACTGAATCTCCAGCCGAACAGGAAGCCCGACTCGCTACAGCAAGGGTCGAGTTGGCAGCGCGCAGCGAGTTTGATGTGTCGATTGTCAACGACACGGCCGAGCGAGCGGCTGCAGAACTCGTATCATTGATCGATCCCTGA
- the pyrF gene encoding orotidine-5'-phosphate decarboxylase, whose product MMSTTASFGVRLRAAMKQYGPLCVGIDPHPGLLEKWGLSDDVHGLEVFAATCVEAFGGYVAAVKPQSAFFERFGSAGVAVLEDTLAGLRQAGTLSILDVKRGDIGSTMAGYAQAYLGEQSSLRADAVTVSPYLGYESLRPALDLAEQTGRGVIVLALTSNPEGKSVQHASTADHSVAGAIVAGAAADNAAARDCGELGRVGLVVGATVGNAVADLGIDLAAANAPILAPGIGAQGATGVDVQRVFGAACSNVLANSSRGVLSVGSDVKALRSKAIATAEELAETLRAQ is encoded by the coding sequence ATGATGAGCACCACCGCTTCTTTTGGCGTGCGCTTGCGCGCAGCAATGAAACAGTACGGCCCGTTGTGTGTCGGTATTGATCCGCATCCGGGGCTCCTAGAGAAATGGGGCCTGAGCGATGATGTGCACGGGTTGGAGGTTTTTGCCGCGACGTGCGTTGAGGCTTTTGGTGGTTACGTCGCTGCGGTTAAGCCCCAGTCTGCGTTTTTCGAACGGTTCGGTAGTGCAGGTGTTGCCGTCCTGGAAGACACTTTGGCTGGCTTGCGCCAGGCGGGGACGTTGTCGATTCTCGATGTCAAGCGTGGCGATATTGGGTCGACGATGGCTGGATATGCCCAGGCATATCTGGGTGAACAATCTTCGTTGCGGGCTGATGCGGTGACGGTCAGCCCGTACTTGGGGTACGAGTCACTGCGTCCTGCGCTGGATTTGGCTGAGCAGACCGGTCGGGGAGTGATCGTGTTGGCGTTGACTTCGAACCCGGAAGGTAAGTCGGTGCAGCATGCCAGTACTGCTGATCACAGTGTTGCTGGTGCCATTGTTGCTGGTGCTGCTGCCGATAATGCCGCGGCGCGTGACTGTGGTGAATTGGGCCGAGTTGGTTTGGTTGTTGGTGCCACGGTCGGTAACGCTGTTGCCGATTTGGGCATTGATTTAGCTGCGGCGAATGCTCCGATTTTGGCTCCTGGTATCGGGGCACAGGGGGCTACTGGTGTAGATGTGCAGCGAGTGTTTGGTGCAGCTTGTTCGAATGTGTTGGCTAATTCCAGCCGCGGTGTGCTCTCTGTAGGCTCTGATGTGAAAGCTTTGCGCAGCAAAGCTATTGCGACCGCTGAGGAGCTTGCTGAGACGTTGCGGGCGCAGTGA
- the rpoZ gene encoding DNA-directed RNA polymerase subunit omega, translating to MAGTVADPIGITNPPIDDLLDVAESKYSLVIYASKRARQINAYYSQLSEGLLEYVGPLVETEVREKPLSVALREINEGLLTSTPVEA from the coding sequence GTGGCAGGCACCGTTGCCGATCCAATCGGTATCACCAACCCGCCCATCGACGATCTGCTGGATGTGGCGGAGAGCAAGTACTCTCTGGTCATTTATGCATCCAAGCGTGCACGTCAGATCAATGCCTACTACAGCCAGCTCTCTGAGGGGCTGCTGGAGTACGTGGGTCCGTTGGTCGAAACCGAGGTCCGTGAAAAGCCGCTGTCAGTGGCTTTGCGTGAGATTAACGAAGGTCTGCTGACGTCGACTCCGGTCGAGGCCTGA